A region of Paractinoplanes abujensis DNA encodes the following proteins:
- a CDS encoding class I SAM-dependent methyltransferase has translation MPTPHREREIAESFGVDAARYDRTRPSYPAALIDRLVAGIPGRSILDVGIGTGIVARQLRAAGCEVLGVEPDPRMAAFARRAGFEVEEARFEAWEPAGRLFDAVVAGQTWHWVEPRAGAAAAASVLRPGGRLALMWNAGQPGPAVADAFAEVFERLMPGSPLAGVRGISAAAGYAALLDRADEGLRAEGGFGAVERWSDEWERVYTRAEWLDQLPAQGLFTRMPPAQLAEVSAAIGAAVDAVGGSFSMHFTTLTTTAVRRASGG, from the coding sequence ATGCCCACACCGCATCGTGAACGCGAGATCGCCGAGTCCTTCGGGGTGGACGCCGCCCGCTACGACCGCACCCGCCCGTCCTACCCGGCGGCCCTGATCGACCGGCTCGTCGCGGGCATTCCCGGACGGTCGATCCTCGACGTGGGGATCGGCACCGGCATCGTGGCCCGGCAGCTGCGCGCGGCCGGGTGTGAGGTGCTCGGCGTCGAACCCGACCCGCGGATGGCCGCGTTCGCCCGCAGGGCCGGGTTCGAGGTCGAGGAGGCCCGGTTCGAGGCCTGGGAACCCGCGGGACGCCTCTTCGACGCCGTGGTAGCCGGTCAGACGTGGCATTGGGTCGAGCCCAGGGCCGGGGCGGCCGCGGCCGCCTCGGTGCTGCGGCCGGGCGGGCGGCTGGCGTTGATGTGGAACGCCGGGCAGCCCGGCCCGGCGGTGGCGGACGCCTTCGCCGAAGTCTTCGAGCGGCTGATGCCCGGCAGTCCGCTGGCCGGGGTGCGCGGGATCTCGGCGGCGGCGGGATATGCGGCGCTTCTGGACCGGGCCGACGAGGGTCTGCGCGCCGAGGGTGGCTTCGGGGCCGTCGAACGGTGGAGCGATGAGTGGGAGCGGGTCTACACGCGAGCCGAGTGGCTTGACCAGCTGCCTGCTCAGGGCCTGTTCACCCGGATGCCGCCGGCGCAGCTGGCCGAGGTGTCGGCGGCGATCGGGGCGGCTGTCGACGCGGTGGGCGGGAGCTTTTCGATGCACTTCACGACGCTGACCACGACGGCAGTGAGAAGGGCCTCGGGAGGGTGA
- a CDS encoding TetR/AcrR family transcriptional regulator has translation MSLREEKKRQMRQQLSDTATRMFVERGFDGVRVAEVARACGVSEKTVFNYFPTKEALLLDRLEGTATALREALASTGQAPIEAALRLLDAELDGFAGDPEGYRRFGELLEAAPSLRAYRNDMMDRFVAVAAEALAARAGVDPADPEPQITAAALLGLWRVQYESLRRRPGDPATVRAEVRRAADVLRIGLDEESGPRAAAD, from the coding sequence GTGAGCCTGCGCGAGGAGAAGAAGCGGCAGATGCGGCAGCAGCTGTCCGACACGGCGACCCGGATGTTCGTGGAGCGCGGGTTCGACGGCGTACGGGTGGCCGAGGTGGCGCGGGCGTGCGGGGTGTCGGAGAAGACGGTGTTCAACTACTTCCCGACCAAGGAGGCGCTGCTGCTCGATCGGCTCGAAGGCACGGCGACGGCCCTGCGGGAAGCGCTCGCGTCGACCGGGCAGGCACCGATCGAGGCCGCGCTGCGCCTGCTCGACGCCGAACTCGACGGGTTCGCCGGCGATCCGGAGGGCTACCGGCGCTTCGGCGAGCTGCTGGAGGCGGCGCCGTCGCTGCGGGCCTATCGCAACGACATGATGGACCGCTTCGTCGCCGTGGCGGCGGAGGCGCTGGCGGCGCGGGCCGGAGTTGACCCGGCCGACCCGGAACCGCAGATCACGGCGGCTGCCCTGCTCGGCCTGTGGCGCGTGCAGTACGAGAGTCTGCGCCGCCGGCCCGGCGATCCGGCGACGGTGCGCGCGGAGGTGCGACGGGCCGCGGACGTGCTGCGTATCGGGCTGGATGAAGAGAGTGGTCCACGCGCGGCGGCGGATTGA
- a CDS encoding TetR/AcrR family transcriptional regulator, whose translation MPTGVALRDVRQQLFDAAERVLVRAGHNALTSRAVTAEADVAKGVLHRHFADFDEFLAELVRRRIAGLQAWGATMIEHAGTGTVAENIADFLFGVFDRVGLGLVSLVIGRGELRARLQGSPGVPLLAEAAAVIAAYLSAENRKNPDMLALSLIGSAHLVFSEAGDETDPDRVRDLVSQLIATGR comes from the coding sequence GTGCCGACCGGAGTGGCGTTACGTGATGTGCGCCAGCAGTTGTTCGATGCCGCCGAGCGCGTCCTGGTGCGCGCCGGTCACAACGCGCTGACCAGCCGGGCCGTGACCGCGGAGGCCGACGTGGCCAAGGGCGTGCTGCACCGGCACTTCGCCGACTTCGACGAATTCCTGGCCGAGCTGGTGCGCCGCCGCATCGCCGGGCTTCAGGCCTGGGGCGCCACCATGATCGAGCACGCGGGCACGGGCACCGTGGCCGAGAACATCGCGGACTTCCTGTTCGGTGTCTTCGACCGGGTCGGGCTCGGCCTCGTCTCGCTGGTCATCGGGCGCGGCGAACTGCGGGCGCGGCTGCAGGGGTCACCCGGAGTGCCGCTGCTGGCCGAGGCGGCAGCCGTGATCGCCGCCTACCTGAGCGCGGAGAACCGGAAAAATCCCGACATGCTGGCGCTCAGCCTGATCGGCTCGGCTCACCTGGTCTTCAGTGAAGCCGGCGACGAGACCGACCCGGACCGCGTACGGGATCTGGTGAGTCAGCTCATCGCGACCGGGCGGTAG
- a CDS encoding anti-sigma factor family protein encodes MTQEDHFDVASYALGVLDEHDAARFEDHLIECSRCAYELESFVEVADLLADVDANSVVVAEEARRDGFMLQKVIGEVSHERHRANSRRLYSLAAAVVIFAMLSIGAFFVGGQVFGGESNDPATTNTAQRDESQQDPLPNAQGGPGIGGPDLAGERFDGSDPRTGVQASVAFEKKTFGTQVSFSISNITGPKVCRLVAVHTNGTTEPLATWTVGENGWGTAKNSEPLLLQAITATPRDEIAHVQVQEVGANGAGETLVRVP; translated from the coding sequence ATGACACAGGAAGACCACTTCGACGTCGCGTCGTACGCCTTGGGTGTGCTCGACGAGCACGACGCGGCTCGCTTCGAGGACCACCTCATCGAGTGCTCGCGGTGTGCGTACGAGCTGGAGTCGTTCGTCGAGGTCGCCGACCTGCTGGCCGACGTCGACGCCAACTCGGTGGTCGTCGCCGAGGAGGCCCGGCGCGACGGCTTCATGCTGCAGAAGGTGATCGGCGAGGTCAGCCACGAGCGGCACCGGGCGAACAGCCGGCGGCTCTACAGCCTGGCCGCCGCGGTCGTCATCTTCGCGATGCTGTCGATCGGCGCGTTCTTCGTGGGCGGCCAGGTCTTCGGCGGCGAGAGCAACGACCCGGCCACGACCAACACGGCGCAGCGCGACGAGAGCCAGCAGGACCCCCTGCCCAACGCGCAGGGCGGGCCCGGCATCGGTGGCCCCGACCTCGCGGGCGAACGGTTCGACGGCTCCGACCCGCGCACCGGCGTGCAGGCTTCGGTCGCGTTCGAGAAGAAGACATTCGGCACGCAGGTGTCGTTCTCCATCTCCAACATCACCGGTCCGAAGGTCTGCCGGCTCGTGGCCGTGCACACCAACGGCACGACCGAGCCGCTCGCCACGTGGACGGTCGGGGAGAACGGCTGGGGCACCGCCAAGAACTCGGAGCCTCTGCTGCTGCAGGCCATCACGGCGACCCCGCGCGACGAGATCGCTCACGTGCAGGTGCAGGAGGTCGGCGCGAACGGCGCCGGCGAGACCCTGGTGCGCGTTCCGTAA
- a CDS encoding sigma-70 family RNA polymerase sigma factor, translating to MHAVAEHRLAPGGVRLMTQQRSDGRWQSLDGGRSAGDGGSVIPRQAPRHEAATPAGASHEDTLVKMLYEEHAGPLLMFVLRLTGGDRQRAEDIVQETLLRAWRNAHRLGAQGQQSLRPWLVTVARRIAIDDHRSASARPAETYDRELESFPSQADDTDRVLQSMTVSDALRELSQSHREILIETYFRGRTVPEAAEKLNLPLGTAKSRVYYALRALRTALQQRGVTE from the coding sequence ATGCATGCGGTGGCCGAACATCGGCTGGCGCCGGGCGGGGTGCGCCTGATGACACAGCAGCGTTCCGATGGACGGTGGCAGTCACTCGACGGAGGCCGTAGTGCGGGCGATGGTGGTTCGGTGATTCCCCGGCAGGCGCCGCGGCACGAGGCCGCGACCCCGGCGGGGGCAAGTCACGAAGACACTCTGGTCAAGATGCTCTACGAGGAGCATGCGGGCCCCCTGCTGATGTTCGTGCTGCGCCTGACCGGCGGTGACCGGCAGCGCGCGGAAGACATCGTGCAGGAGACCCTGCTCCGGGCCTGGCGCAACGCGCACCGGCTCGGCGCCCAGGGGCAGCAGTCGCTGCGTCCGTGGCTGGTGACCGTCGCCCGGCGGATCGCGATCGACGATCACCGCAGCGCGAGTGCCCGGCCCGCCGAGACGTACGACCGTGAGCTGGAGAGCTTCCCCAGCCAGGCCGACGACACCGACCGCGTGCTGCAGTCGATGACGGTCTCCGACGCGCTGCGCGAGCTCAGCCAGTCGCACCGCGAGATCCTCATCGAGACGTATTTCCGGGGCCGCACGGTGCCGGAAGCGGCGGAGAAGCTCAACCTTCCGTTGGGCACCGCCAAGTCACGGGTGTATTACGCTCTGCGTGCGTTGCGGACGGCGTTGCAGCAACGGGGGGTGACCGAATGA
- a CDS encoding COG4315 family predicted lipoprotein has protein sequence MVVGAAIAAAFAVTGCAPQGYDGGDYGNAAEPAAENVAATAGPEADPAATSDPAAQADPNATEGPGDPNAAPELSDDEATNSLTGSKVARMGKVVVNDEGFVLYRFDNDGNNPAKSNCAGDCAETWPPALTNDGKPKLKGVDSKLVGTVTRADGSKQLTLKGWPLYTYIGDKKPGNWKGQNVNGTWFVIQPDGAKNLTCLPKISKPVAPPANDSAGDGAGSSDDSGTGSDYSY, from the coding sequence ATGGTCGTCGGCGCCGCAATCGCCGCGGCGTTCGCAGTGACCGGCTGCGCCCCGCAGGGATACGACGGTGGCGACTACGGCAACGCCGCGGAGCCCGCCGCCGAGAACGTGGCCGCGACCGCCGGCCCCGAGGCTGACCCGGCCGCCACGAGCGACCCGGCCGCCCAGGCCGACCCCAACGCGACCGAGGGCCCCGGCGACCCGAATGCGGCTCCTGAGCTCAGCGACGACGAGGCGACCAACTCGCTGACCGGCAGCAAGGTCGCGCGGATGGGCAAGGTCGTCGTCAACGACGAGGGCTTCGTGCTTTACCGCTTCGACAACGACGGCAACAACCCGGCCAAGTCCAACTGCGCCGGTGACTGTGCCGAGACCTGGCCGCCTGCCCTCACCAACGACGGCAAGCCGAAGCTCAAGGGCGTCGACTCGAAACTCGTCGGCACGGTCACCCGGGCCGACGGCAGCAAGCAGCTGACGCTCAAGGGCTGGCCGCTCTACACCTACATCGGTGACAAGAAGCCGGGCAACTGGAAGGGCCAGAACGTCAACGGCACCTGGTTCGTGATCCAGCCCGACGGCGCCAAGAACCTCACCTGCCTGCCGAAGATCTCGAAGCCCGTCGCGCCCCCGGCCAATGACTCCGCTGGTGACGGCGCCGGTTCGAGTGACGATTCCGGCACTGGCAGTGACTACAGCTACTGA
- a CDS encoding SRPBCC family protein, which translates to MSEFRITRDYPHPVERVWRVLTDPELVPRWTTTGRGGRPEGFAPVAGTTFRFLATPVAGWRGIVDCEVLEVDAPALLRYSWIGDEGATPSFVAYRLQPIAGGTRFTWEHTGFTGIGGLFMGLLLRSVRAKMLTVALPTVLDDPKLPA; encoded by the coding sequence ATGAGCGAGTTCCGGATCACCCGCGACTATCCGCACCCGGTCGAGCGCGTCTGGCGCGTGCTCACCGACCCCGAGTTGGTCCCGCGCTGGACCACGACCGGCCGGGGCGGTCGCCCCGAGGGCTTCGCGCCGGTCGCGGGGACGACGTTCCGCTTCCTCGCCACGCCCGTCGCGGGCTGGCGCGGCATCGTCGACTGCGAGGTTCTCGAGGTCGACGCGCCGGCGCTGCTGCGCTACTCGTGGATCGGCGACGAGGGGGCGACGCCGAGCTTCGTCGCCTACCGCCTCCAGCCGATCGCCGGCGGCACCCGCTTCACCTGGGAGCACACCGGCTTCACCGGCATCGGCGGCCTGTTCATGGGCCTGCTCCTGCGGTCGGTGCGAGCCAAGATGCTGACCGTGGCGTTACCCACGGTCCTCGACGATCCCAAGCTCCCGGCCTGA